TGGGAAACCTGTCATGTCTATATATCTGCTACTCCACAGTGACACTGCCAAAGATGCTGGAGAACTTCCTCTCTACACACAAAGCAATATCTTTCATGGGATGCATAAGCCAACTTCATTTCTTCCACTTCCTGGGTAGCACAGAGGCCATGTTGCTGGCAGTGATGGCATTTGACCACTTTGTAGCTATCTGCAAACCACTTCATTACACTGTCATCATGAATCCCCAGCTCTGCACCCAGATGGCTATCACCATTTGGGCCACTGGATTATTCTATGCCCTGCTGCACTCCATAATGACATCTCACTTGAACTTCTGTGGTCCCAACCACATCCATCTCACTATtgcgctcacaggagagctgggaggggcccttatgggagagctgggaggggcccttaaggtttccctgctgtgtggagagggagggttatggggttacacacctgtcgctgccggtttcaatgaagttatctcctccgtggcattctggtgatgtcagttctctgccatggtggtatcccatgcaaatggcgacagttcgttcctcattccctttgccaggtgaccaatgcaacaggtgggtcctgactggctctcccaagccccgtctcaatcctgtggccactgtctatgaaggctcggttggtattaacctctgcaggttcagaagggccgaccagttgtttctgCAGGATCATTTGGtgagtcacagcggtttgtctgcgAGTCGCAGGCgaatgggagcttgaattcagccgatccgggctcggtctGTGTTCtcagaggcccagactgttcgccccagatccacgttagctcagcattgcctagtgatcctgagcaaacagcatttagacggtttaggactccctatgcccgtgcagctgaagaggtcagagacttgatctcttcatgcccgccgccatgttggatctctcaAGCTGCTTTAGACACTGTCAATTTAACAGATTATtgcattgcttttaaaatagttttgcatTTGAAACTTGACAGTAAAGTTATAGGAGATTTATATATCAACATTACATTACTATCATATTTTGAATTTGagtatatatttacttttatcagTGAGATTTatattctcagattttttttattattcactagTATCATTTTCTTTCAGCTTCAAAACCTTCCTTAGCATATTTTGTAATGTAagtatgttttttgtttctgtttttatttgttttgaaaagtATCTTTTCTCTATCATTTCTGAAGAACATGATATGATTTCCTTAGCTGGGGATACTTTTATGATCAAATTCGGGACTCCCataagaccaccagagaccaagatccatgtaaacagcaaagaggtgtttattgcgagctagctcggtcctccatgcacacacacagcaactggtgacgctgagaggccctgagcccagggtttgcagcagttttatacattcttttggGAAGGCAGGGGCTTCACATACATtgtagcatctcttagcaaatcatcacacaccttgggaaaatcataaaacaactctaaaacttGATTAGCACactcactggcaggaacaagttgggtaggggtgattggttactacaagagggggttcatttgaactgattggtttaagccaagaggggtgtttttactgaactacatggtttcccaacaccaaaaactactgggagggtcatctggcatcccaggtatttccctgtctcatgctgattggtggctgctagggggttgctatgggtacccacctagcctgactgagtcagggacacctggctaagaagatctctccagttatttgtagataaacaacttagcagggtgggaatgtgcctaggagtgctctgtgggtctttccaaggacaaaagttatgtcccttccttggacaggctttgctctgagatagaggctggtttttcatactattcttattctttattgGCAGGTTGTTCCCCTTTAACATTTTGAATATACATTCCTAATCCTACTCTCTCCTAGCCTATAAGATTTCTAGAGAGAAATATGTTGTTAGCCATATTGaaaatctcttatttttatttgtttcttttctacaGCTGTGTTTAGAATCCTCTATTTGTCTTTGACTTTGAGAGTTTGCTTATAATATGTGTTGAGGTAGTTGACAGATCAGGTGGGGCAGGCAGCTGCCAAatgaggcagatttaaaagggctgctcaacaggctttattgagatatcagtCCCGGGTGGAAATCCATCAGACCCACAGagaggacaggagaagggtctgagaaGAAACCGCGTGGAAGCTCGACTGGACTGGACTTtcatggggcttacagcaggaagggaagagcttgggacaggaaaaggtgtttttagggtcccttgctctcttggagttggtcaggggagttggctgaactccaggattggccaggggggtcctgctgattgacaggcattagtcaggagatctggctgattgacaggcatttctgctggcatctgattgatgttctctTCCGGCGTGgactgctttgttctaagttgccactaaaTTGCCACCACAGACCTAACATTCCAGCCTTTTTGGTGATATAGGGCGGCGAATTTTGAGGGAGCACTTGTATATAAGTTCTCCATATTCTGATAGAGGCTGAGGGGTGTTTGGCAAAACCCCatgaataaaatttaccatcaacACCAGAGGCCCATCTTGGGTTCCATGGGTCCCAAATAGTTAATTTAGTGTATGTTTGATTCTCATAGCAAGGCTTATCTAGGAAGCGTTTCTTGCATGAATTATAAGGGCACCCACCATAGGTGTCAGGCCAGTGCTTACAAGATTCCTGTTTGGTCTGATATGAAGCCTAGCATTGCTGAACATAATAAGTGGGATGAGATGGACTGGTTGAATCCTGTAACATTACGGGTGACGGCCCGATTACAGCCAGTGAAAGGGCAATcgccttgacccataaactgagagtgggtggtgccATCCTGTTGCCATGTTGCTTGGATGTAGAAGTGCCATCGGTGGGTTGGGATAGAAGCTTGAGAGAaattaatgattagtaaaagaaggaGAGGGTTGGCGAGAAATCTTGAGTTTGGTGGACCCCAGAATGGAAGTAAGAGTGTATGGGGTCAGTGGGGGATGGGGAGCCTCCAAATGATggtgaggcctttggagactagttgaacaacctgagaagtgaGGGTTGGACCATTGTCTGACTGGATGAAGACAGGAAGTCCAAATCTGGAAATGATCTGCTCAATGGGGATGGAGGCAAtggtgtcagcagtttccctggatgtagggaaggcttctatccaactgTAAGAGAGTGCTATCCCCAAATCACAAACAGTTAAATCTTATGCCAAGGCCTGACCAAAGAAGTAgggactgtccctgaagccttgggATAGGCCTGTCCATGCCAGCAGTTGAGACCTAAAGGATGTAGGGTCTTCCCATATGAAGGCAAAGAATTCAGGATGGAGGGGCACTGTAAAAAGGCAGCTTTAAGATCCAGGACAGTAAAGTGAATGGTCAAAGAAGGATATGAGTAAGAAAACTGTGagggttgagaaccactgggtGGATGGGAATAACTGCCTCATTAATTAGGCAGAGTTCCTGGACTAAGTGATAGGCTCCTGAGGGTTTGCGTACCAGAAATATGGGAGTGTTGCAGGGGGAGTCTTAGGGACCCAACGGAAATTTAGTTTGGGGTTTCAGCTGGATATGGACTGgcttgtggtgggagactatgactGGCATGGAGATGTCCCAGATCTGGGGATTGACTAGGTCAGGGAGCAATGGCACTGTAGGTACTGGTGGGTTATTAGAGAgggtaagaattaaaaaaaagaaggagttGGGTGGTAGTATTCTTTGGGTGTAGTTGGAGGGTGGGTCCTAGCAATTGGAGAACATCTCTGCCTAGGAGAGGAACTGGACAGGATGGAATGACCAGAAGGGTGGGTAAATGGGtgtccctccagggcacaggccagcttTACAGTTCCGTTTGGGGAGGAGGGTTTGTCATCAGTCCCCATAACTGagacctgggaaggaaacagaggcctagagtgggcaggcaagacagaataggtAGCCCCCATGTCCACAAGGAAGCTTATGGACTTACCCGCTGCCTGGAGCATTACCTTGGGCTCTGCAAGGGTGATGGGGGTCTTCGAGTCtgggcttcttcagtcttctgagAACCCCTAAAGTTCAGGAGAAGTGACAGCCTGACTGGTCATACCCCTGCGTAGAGGCACCGCCATGGGGCAGTCAATCTTCCAATGTCCTATCTGCTTACAGGTGGGGCATGGCATGGAAGGAGGCTGTGGGTTTGGGCATTGGCGAGCCCAGTGTCCTTCACATCcacatttgaggcaagcctcTGGTGGAGAGGAATGCTGGTTCCCCTCTGAAACTTTTGCTGGAGTCGTAGGCCTCAGGGCCTGGGTTTGGGGTGTTACATTTTTCTGCAATGGAGCCtgctttaaaggccattttcaccagatctcagaTAGGGGTCTGAGGGCCCTCCGTAGCTCATTTGAGCTTTTTCTAATATTATGAGCCAATTGAGTAAtgaaatgggttgctaacactGTAGCCCTGGTGGGAGACTCAAGATCCAGCTTAGTATATTTGATGAGAGCCTCTGTATGGCGGGTTGAGAAATAAGGCTGGATTTTCATCAGGATTCTGGGTAATTTTCCTCAGTTTATCAAAGTTAATTACCTTATTAGAAACTCCTTGCATGCCTGCTATAAGATATTGGACCATGCAAGCATAGTGATGGCGACATTGTTGGCCATCTTGATAATCCCAGTTAGGTTCGGTTAGGGGAACAGCTGCTTCACCTGTAGGAAGAGTCATATCTGTTAAACGAATTTGGTCAGCATGAATGCGGGCTCGCTCATCTGGGGTCAGAGTAGAGGACAGAACAACATAGACGTCATGCCAGGTAAGATCATAGGTCTGGGAGAGAAATCATAATTCCTTAATATAAGCAGAAGAGTCAACAGAGAAGGACCCAAGATGTTTTTCAATCTGGGAAAGATCTTGAAGTGAAAAATGGGATGTGCACTCAAACTATCCCTTCAGCACAGGCTACTTCCCTGAGAGGACAAAGGAACTGTGGGTTATCTGATAAGAGGGATCAGTGGACTGGGTGTGGGCACTGAAGGGAGGGGGTGAATGGGTGGAGGTGATCATGGCTgtaggagaggaggaagaggagcaggttggagggggagggggaagggtggTATCAGTGGAAGAGGTGGGTGGAGAAATCAAGGtagcaggagaggaagaagagagtgggggaggtggagggggAAGGGTCTTATCAGTAGAAGAGGTGAGCAGAGTGGGGGAGGAGGCTTGGAGGGATCTGCAGATCCCACCCACTGCAGCAAGGTGGGATCCATTCTGCCTGCCTGTTGGAAccagggaagcagagggaggcaTGCGTGGGGAGCCAgctagggagggaggaagggcacACTTATCTGGTGGCCAGGCAGACTGGAAGCGCGCAGACAGGGCTGCAGGTAGCGGCTGCAGAGGTggcagcagggaggggaggggacgagGTACCTCTGGGAGGGAGAGCAGACAGGACAGGAgcaaagaacagagagaaagtCACAGAGAGAAGGtcaggagcagagagcagagggaaggacGGGAGTGATTCTCAAAAAGCCTGAACATTGTTTCCCACTTCTCTGTCCTGCGACAGAAATTGTCCAATTTAGTGAGGGTTTAAAATCAACAGTTCCTTCTGGGGGACATTGTGACCCATTGTCTCAGTGAAGTAAAATACCAGGCAGTTCTTGAATGAACCCTAACTTGgcaaaatttgaattttctgCATTTCCCATGACCTTCCAGCACCTTCGGGGGTGAGTGGTTGCAGAAGAAGGCGTCCCAAATTCTGTCTGCACTCACCTACAGACAGATACAGGCCAGGGCAGAGGTTGAGGCATCCCTACAGCCTCCACGGGCCCCAGCGGTTAGCCAACCTGGTAGGCAGGGGGCTCTCAGGTGGACTGGGACATCTCCACAGTCCACAGAGCCCTGAACAGAATGGGCAGGGCCTATGGCACGTGTGTGACTTACAGATAGACCCTGTGGACAGACAAAAAGGGTTTGGAAGGTCAGGGGAAAGGAGGAACTTACCTCACTCCTTTTGGCCAGgatgaagggagagggaaagagctgCTTAGAAATTAACCAGTTCGTTTTaagggggaagggatgggtttcAATCCCCTGAGGGAGAAGCCCAAATATCCCTTCCCAGGTGTGGGCACCAAGATGTCAGATCAGGCGGGGCAGGCAGtggccaaaggaggcagatttaaaagggccgctcaacaggctttattgagatatcagtCCCGGGTGGAACTCCATCAGACCCATAGAGGGGACAGAAGAAGGGTCTGAGAAGAAACCGAGTGGAAGCTCGACTGGACTGGACTTtgatggggcttacagcaggaagggaagggcttgggacaggaaaaggtgtttctagggtcccttgcccccttggagttggtcaggggagttggctgaactccaggttTGGCCAGCGGGGTcttgctgattgacaggcattagtcaggagatctggctgattgacaggcatttctgctggcatctgattgatgttcttttcctgttcgggctgctttgttctaagttgccactaagttGCCACCACAGACCTAACAGTAGTCTTATTTAGACTGATTCTAATTGGAG
This portion of the Marmota flaviventris isolate mMarFla1 chromosome 6, mMarFla1.hap1, whole genome shotgun sequence genome encodes:
- the LOC114080248 gene encoding olfactory receptor 12D1-like — protein: MLNQTSVIEFLLLGLTDIQDQQPFLFAVFLTIYLVNVAGNGAILMIVISDPRLHSPMHFFLGNLSCLYICYSTVTLPKMLENFLSTHKAISFMGCISQLHFFHFLGSTEAMLLAVMAFDHFVAICKPLHYTVIMNPQLCTQMAITIWATGLFYALLHSIMTSHLNFCGPNHIHLTIALTGELGGALMGELGGALKVQKGRPVVSAGSFGESQRFVCESQANGSLNSADPGSVCVLRGPDCSPQIHAYLGSVSCMNYKGTHHRCQASAYKIPVWSDMKPSIAEHNKWDEMDWLNPVTLRVTARLQPVKGQSP